The nucleotide window ATTAGAAttgatctaccttaagacccagctacaccactcctgAGTATATAATCAAAGAATGCTCCATTATACTACAACAACACttcctcaactatgttcaaagcaactttattcataatagccagaaattgaaaacaacctagatgtccttcaactgaagaatggacaaagaaaatgtgatccatttacacaatggagtattactcagctgttaaaaacaatgacatcatgaaatgtgctggcaaatgaatagaactagaaaagattatcCTTAGGTAGGTAGCCTGGACCCAGAAAGACATAGTATATACTCACTTGTAAATGGATATTGgctataaagtaaaggagaaccatgttacaatccacagacctagaGAAGCAAGTAATAGGGAGGGCTCAAGGGCAAGATGCATGTATCCCACTGTGCAAGGGAAAAGAATAGACATTGTCagtagatgggggaggggtggaagcAAAATGTGGTTGGGAACAGAAGGTATCAGGTAGGAAGGAGAATGAAGGGAGAGAACACAGGGAGacacaactggaattggggggcatctctgggatgagctagaaaaaTAGAGCAATGGAAACTTCCCAGAATCTATAAcagtgaccctagctaagactcctagcaataggggaatatggagcctgaactggccatctcctataaccagGCAAAACTTCCAGTGGGGAGACTGGGACCCCAATCCAGCTgcaaaccctgtgacctacaatttgtcctgcctataagatgtactggggtaaagatggcacagaaattgcAGGAGTTACTGTCATAGATGGAAACCCATACCCTGAGAGGGACTCATTGTAGAGGGCCAAGACCCAGAATTGGGACACCCCAAAAGATCTAGGCTAGAactaaacatgactggcaaaaagaaaaaaaagtcaatgaaatgattctaatgatattctactcTACTCATAGGTCATTGCCTAATCCAACTGTCATCAGAGTGGCTTTACCTAGCAACTGATataaacagatgcagagacccacaaccaaacataaggcagagcttggggaatcctgcagaagatggtggaaaaggattgtaggagtcagaggggtcaagaacatcaaaagaaaacccacagaactaaGTAACCTGGGCTCATAAGTGTAGGTGGGACTTTTGTGTCCCATaagctcccaaataactgacacggaggtttaatattaattataaatgctcagccaatagctaaggcttgttactagctaactcttgcatttaaattagcccatatttctttTATACCCTCtcccacatggcttggtaccttttctcagttagtCATGCCCATCTTGTTTCTCCGTGCATCTCCTGGTGACTCCAGACTCtgcacttcctcttcccagcattctctctttgtcaggctgtctcacccaatttcttcctgcccagccatCAACCAATCAGCTTTTTAATTAACAATAAGAGCATTACATATTAACAGTGTACGAAGATTGTTCCACAgtacatagaggctcacagagactgaaaggacAACTAGGTACCCTACATGGGACAGACATAAGccttctgcatatgtgttacaattgtgtaacttggtcttctgttgctagagtttttctggtcttgcctggcccacagccaggacaaatctctttcacccgccagtcccacagccactcagacccaactgagtaaacacacagagacttttattgctTATAAAGTGTATGGCCGCagtaggcttcttgttatctagttcttatattttaaattaacccatttctattaatctataagttgccacatggctcgtggcttaccggtatcctttacatgttgcttgtcatagtggcggctggcagcgtctccctgactcagccttccacttcccagaattctccccctccttgtcccgcctatacttcctgcctggctactggccaatcagtgatttatttattaaccaagcagagcaacacatttaacatacagaacatcccacagcagtcttcttgtgagactcctagtaGTGGaagcaggggctatctctgaatCTCATGCCTTATTTTGGGGCCTGTTCCTTCTACCAGGTTGCTTCATCCaaccttaataggagaggagtgACTAGTCTCACTAAAACTTAATACAGCATGGCTGGCTAACATCCATGGAAGGCATACCTCatctgaaagaaaaacagagaagcaggagcagatgGGGGGAAGTGGTAGAgaggaggaattgggaggagaggatgtagagtaaactttggttgggatttaagaacaaacaaacaaacaaataaaagtaagcAGGTCTATGATTCTGGAATGTGTTTCTGAATAGTTGTGCTGACTTTCTCATTTGCCAAATTCAAATTTCCCCTTATAGTACTACCTTCAGTTGTAgctgttcaaagccacactgattCACTTCTGGACTGCAGCGCACCTTTCCACTTTGCTATTTTCTTGCTTAGCTCTCTTCATTTCACAGCCTGTATATCTGCTCATATCTCTGTTTCTCACCTCCTACTAGAATGTGTGCCTAGAGAGAGTGGGGTTTTATATCTGTTTGGACTGCTCTACGTTCTATAAACAGTGCTTGAAAATCAATAGATATTAAGTAAATTACTGATTTAGAAATGcaatttatatttttggttgtgagtctagcctttaatggctgaaccataaagaataaattaagaaaagataaaaagaaagtgcAATTTATTGTATGGAAATTATGTACTCATTTTTATAATGCATGTAACAAAAGCAATTAGACAGGAAAATCCTAAATTGTTGGCAGCTAAGGGATTCATGTAGAACAAAAGGAGATGAATTTTAAGATTGTtgtaaagaaaactcaaaatatgCATGCCTCCATAATTTGAGAGTTTTAAATATTGGCCAAAACACTCCAGACCTTCCTCTTTAATAGGAATAACAATAAACAGGAGGTTAAGGTCTAGGTGAATTGTCATTTGGAACCAAGATTCTCTGTGTTCATTCCAGTTTCTCTGTAAGTAAGAACAGGGTCTAGGTGATCGTTTAGTGCAAGCTTTAGAGAGTACCAGCAATAGTTACAATAATAAGTGGGAGGGgaaaaatgtgatcaaaatatattgtaggaAAACgtatttaaataaaaagggaacCATGCTCACAGTGAGAAGGTTAGAATAGAGTAGGAACCCATAAGGGAGGAAGAGTACTGAAAATGCTAATCAAAGGTTCTAGCTGGATAGATAAATAGAGAAACTAATAAAGTCACATGTGAAATAAAGAGGATCAGTATTGGTATTAATAGGGACTCTAAGAAATCACACAACTGGCATTTAGAATTGTATGGTTGAATTACAGATAATAGGTAAAATCAAAGATGTGCTTGACATTTTAATTTCACAGGTGGAGCAATTTTGTTCCTGGTCAGTGGACAGGAATATcacagaaaatgaatttttcagaTACAAACAGTACTTCAGTAAGTGGTTGTTCCATAACATTTATTTAATGCATATCATGCTAGGAACCATTTCAAATATATGATATTTCCAATGAAACaattttctagatttattttactttatatatatgaatgttttgtccaATTATGAGACCTCACAtacaccatttttttaaaattcttcacaAAAATTCAAACAGTGTTGTGCTTGTGTAAAAACAGATACATGAATCTATGGAACAGACAGCGAAACCAGATAAATACATGGAATCACATGCCGCTTCTACCAATCTTTGACCAAGGTCTCAAGAACACAGGGTGAGGAAAAGTGGTTCTCATCAGTAAATGTCTCTGGGCAGATGAGATTTGATCTTATTCTCATTCACAGACAAAACCCAGCTCCACTCACTGTAGTTCGGAGCAACACACTGTGCGTTTGAAAACTGGTAGGGTTAGAggttaactttttttctttaaaaatggaaaagtatATGAGATGAGGGTCATATTGATTCATTCCACATAGCTACTTCACCATTCACAAGCATAGCCAAATACCATATAGTACACCATGAATATAAACAATCTGAATATGCTCATTAATAAGCAGTAAATAaagttcaaatacacatgaatTTTTAAAGGCTTCACATTATACGTAAAAATATAAGCATCTATAATATGCTATAGGTTAATCAATGTACTATAGGTTACTGCTAATAAGACAGCTCTGCTAAAACTTTCATGCAAGATAAGAAAGCCCACAGTGGCACCTAGAAATGTCTCGTGTTATTGTCGTTCTCAATACACTCTGCCAGCTTTCTTCTTGTACCAACTGCTATGCAACATTGTCAAACACATGCTCTTGGAATGGCAATATGTCTTTAGGCCAAAGAGTAATAGAGCTGATATTATGTCTTAACACTTGAATTTAATAGTAATATCTGATTGCTGAGTCTGAGAAAGACTAATGCTTTATTATATTATGAGTTTTATATCACTGCAATTTTACTGGGTTAACAAGTTGTGGTAAAGACATTAAAAGGTGGCATGAgttgtttctctttcatttcatttatcaTGAGTCCCAAAGTCATTATCCGTGCAGAGAGAATGGGCAGTCAGTCCCCACCTGTACATGGGAGTGAGGAGAGAATGGGCAGTCAGTCCCCACCTGTACATGGGAGTGAGGAGAGAATGGGCAGTCAGTCCCCACCTGTACATGGGAGTGAGGAGAGAATGGGCAGTCAGTCCCCACCTGTACATGGCAGTGAGGAGAGAATGGGCAGTCAGTCCCCACCTGTACATGGGAGTGAGGAGAGAATGGGCAGTCAGTCCCCACCTGTACATGGCAGTGAGAAAGGCATAAGAGATGTGCATAGATAATTCAACTGGCtcattcttgtatttttattattaagccAGAACTATTAAAAAGAAGCAAAGCTAAAGTCATTAGCTTTGGATCATTACCTTTCACTAACTAATACAGgtctacataaaaatattttgttgatatttttaaattctcaacAAAGCATTGGTCAAACAGCAGTGAAAATGTCCCAGTTGCTGAAGagatcattttaaaaagtttcagAAATGTATGGGAAAAAATATTATATTCAAGTTGAATCATCATTAGAATAAAGTCAGTATCTGTAACAAAATGCCTTAGTTACAGTTTGCGAGGAAGAAACATGTATGTTGAATCACAGTTTGTGAGGTTGTAGGCAAAGACCACTTTACCCCAGGGTTTTTGGTCCTGTGGTGAGAGAGAATGGAATGGCGGAGAACTGTTGGTGAAGCAAAGCCACTTACCATGTGTTAGCTGGGAAGTGACCGGAGTGAGAGAAGGAAACAAGAACCCTTCAAGAGCACACCTCCAGAGACTTCTAACTAGACTATCTTTCTAAGGTTCCTGTCATCTACTAAGCCCACTGAATCATGGAATCCAAATGGATTAGCCTATGGGTGGGCTCAAAGCCCTCATAATTCAAAGCTCTTCCTAAAAGCCCCACTCTTGAACACTGCTTTATCGAGGACCAATATGCCTTCAGCGTTTGTTTTGGGGAGAGATATTTAAATCCAAACCATAACAGTTGGTGTCAACTGCAACTTCAATGCAGAAATCTAATAAGAATCTAAATGAGCTTTCTGAACCCCAAAACTAAGAATATACCATAACAGGGAGCTCAGAtgacatttatgtatgtatttgccATGTAAATAATGACAACCTTGGACTAAATTCCAACCTCAGAAAAAAGGTGTTCATTTTCACAATAATATATATCATGGAAGTAAAGGAAAGAAGCAAAAACAGCAGCCAACCTATTTCTCCAAGTAAAGATTGGTTTTCATCTGGTTTGCTACACAAGGGAACAAGATTTTGTTTATGTGCCACATCAACAGAAGTCAAACCAACCGAGTAAGACAACAAAGTAAGCTCATTCAAATCCAACccagtaaaaataaaacagagtgaAGTATTTCATGTAGAGCTTGAAAAAGATTACCACAAAATTGGATCGTTTCCTGAAACCCAGGGCCATTTTGCCATCTGGCACTGTGTTCAGAGTACCTTTCCAAGCACAGCACTCCACACCACCCACCTACCGCGCGAGCATAAACCCACACTTTCTAAACAGGTTCTCATGGAAGGGAAGGACCAGATACCTTTTGTCCTTGCTGTTCCTGCACTGTGCTAcaccttcttttctctccctgtctGCTTTTCTTCATGTGTATACCAACCCCTCCAAAAAATGCTTTAAAGAATTCATCAGTGAAGGCTTTCCACACTGCCTTTAAGAAaatgtggtctttttttttagaataccaAAATAAGTCTgaagtcaaaaagaaaaaagaaaagaaatacaaaacaatggttaattttaataaataatatatgtaccttaaaataaataaattccaacagaagaaatatatgtgtaaagctctataaataaaatgtttaatatttattgagGATTTactaattatatacatatacataaataaatatatatatatgtatttatacacatataaaaagttTCTGGCTTAAAATTGGTACCTTATCTAAATATATCAgttaataaataatagaatacTGGCCATTTAGTGATACTTATATGAAAATTGttgtgaaatcctcaaagaaatcTAGGAAGTGACAttttacaaatgtattttaaggctgaaatattaaaaagtaatacACTGCTGACACcagcaaaaaaaagaaagaaagaaagaagaaaatgtggcCATAGAATCTAGTTTCACTACTTAACTCAAACACTTTGCAAATCTTTGGTTTTGAAATTAGCATTTATTTGTAAATATGGTGCTGCTACACATCCAGATATCCTTTTAATTGGCATTTCATCACGTTAATAAAAGGACATCTGATGTATGTTCACTGGAAATAAgttaagaacaagaaaaagatcaATTTTCTTCAATAAGATATGAACCTATGTGTGTCGCTGACCACTTTCCTGTGAAAAGTTAGGGTTAAGCAGCTTCCCAAATCAAAAGTGAAGGATGTGAGACTCTGTTTTCCTTTGCTCTAAACAGGAAAACATCCCACAGTTTGGGAAAGAGGCAACAGGGAAGGCTGGAAACCTTTTCTCACTGGCAGTTGTCTCTCATATAAAGGGACTCTAGCAAACGGGGCTTTCTTTCCATTCTGAGTTAGTTGCAATattctctgtgtgcacacacatttgaATGACCATTTAAATATTAGCCTTTGAGTTCTGAGGAACAAAGCCACTAAATTAGAATATATGTGCTTCTTTTTCATCCAGCCTCCCACCAAAACTACTCTGTCTACTCTATTTCCTTCTTTGTTGAAACCTTCCTAGTAGTCGAAGATAAACTTCCAAAAATCCAAATATTGTTTCAACTTTCTTCTACTCCCAGCAATCAgtagttctttattttatttacattctttTCTCTGAGCACATCCTTTCTACTGCTTTGTTCATAAACATTACTCTCTCGCTGCTCTGGCAGGGGAGCCAGTTTAGGCTTCCAGCACCCGCTTGGCAGCTCACACCACTCGGCAACTCCAGTGGGGTGGCACCAGTCATCTTTGGAATCCACAAAAACACTGCCCTCGAGGTTTTGTCCAACCCGAGTGAGCACACAAAAGAACCATACTAACAACAGCAATCTGTCTTCTTTAATTCTTCATGCAGtgctctgattttgttttattacatGGACTCATTCAGTTGCTGAGACTGCCCTTGAACTGGTACACAATCCAGTCAGGCTTCAGGCTGAGTTCTTTGTCTCAAGTTGCCTCCTTGGAATGAGAATACAGGTCTGTGTGGCTACAATGAGCTTAGCtttgtgggtttttaaaaataattaattttacttttgatatGTTTATATGCTTGAGTGTAAGTGTGAGCACCATGTACATAGAGGTGCCCTCAGAAGTCATGAGAGTCATCTGATcatctgaagctggagttatagagtcttgtgggtgctggggactgaaacaagctcctctggaagagcagtaaatgctctttaccactgagctgtctatCAAGTCCTTTAGTTTAAAGCAAAAGAGTTGGATGTAGAATTCCTCTAATCTAAAGCTGTCAATGCGTGCTTAGAGAAGACAATTCCTAGCGCCGCCTGTTGACTGTCCACTTCCATGCCTTGAAGACACGTTAAGCCCTAGCACCCATATATTTATACCGTCCTCTAAACAAGTTAAAAGACTTGGCTTCTGTTGCATGTCAGTGCACTAATGGTACTTTCACTGCTGTCAGCCCCTCAAATACTTACTTTATTTCGTGTGTTTTGAGACCAAACTAAAATTGCCTTAGTTTGCTATGGTTTTCAGAATAAAGTACTTCAACTGGATATTTTTACACCATGTAATTATTGttttacagttctggaggccGATGTTCAAGATCAAGATTTTGTTGAGGAACTGTGAGGCAGAAGTTGTCCCATGCCTCCCCTAACATCTATTGGCTTACTGGACATCTGTGGTGTGTCTTGGCTTAATCAGGCATCATCCCAATCTCTGACTTCATCTTCTCTTGATGCTCCCTGTTTATCTGCCTTTGCGTTTAGAAATACAGCTGCTATACTGTTTTAGAACCCACTCAAACTCTTCACTTTAATTGGGTTGCTTCTGAGGTGATCTTATCTCCAAACAAGGTCATATGCTAGAGAACATCAACACATGAGtttttttgcttggtttttgtttttgttttgtttttcacacgTGATTGAGTTTATTGTACAGAAAGGTAACAGAAAAGAGTTAGACATAGAATTAACGTGGGTCTTCTATCCACAGGCCTTAGCAGCCCTGCCATGGATCTGCCCGCTTCTTTCGCATCAAGAAGTTAATCTTTCGAGCCATTTCCATGTTGTAGATCCTCCGGCACGCTTCATGGCTCTCCCactggcggtggcggcggcggcagggcTTCTCATAGTAGCGCCGTCGCTTTATGACTTCGGTAAGCCCATTGGCAGTGAGGATTCTGTTCAGGGTTCTGTATGCACCTTCCACGTTCCCCTCCTGAACCATCACAGTCCTGGCAATGAACAGGTGTTTAGCCATGGCCTTGCTTTCAAATCTTCATTCTTCAGGACCTACAGAGAGCCGCCTCAGCTCTCCCAACACATGAGTTTTAAGAGTACATTCAACCCACAATGATCTAGAAAGACGTATTTCAACACATAAATCTCCATGCAGTGAAGTAAAAATTGGTGGGATAGACTAACTCAACATACTATGTATGAGTGAGTATGTTGTTCAGCTTTCTGCTAAGGTTATCAAATATCTGAGACAGGCCACTTTTTTGAGGAGGAAAACTTGTTTTGGCTTATAGTTACGGAGACAAAAGGCTCAAAGTATAGCATAGACTCTTGCAATGCCTTTTCACTGCATCATATGATGGCAGAAATGTATCTATATCTGCTCACAttctcttcccccttttccttaCAAAGACAGTAGAATATGTCCTACATTCCAATGATCTGATAAAATCTGGTCTATAATATCCCAGAAGCAAAACTTGTAAGTACTACACTTAGCCCATGCTTCCATCTTATCACATTCCTATTGTCTTagtgtttccattgctgtgatgaaataccgtGACCAAAATCagcatggagaggaaagggttactTCATTTACAATTCCATATTCTAATCCATCACTGTAAAAATTCAGGGCAAGAAGACAAgagaggaacttggaggcagaaattgatgcagagagcacagaggaacactgctttcaggctttctcagcctgctttttgaTAACATGCTTGACACCTGCCCGGGAATTCCAACACCCCCAATCAGCATGTTCCTCCTATATCAATTCTTAGTCAAGAAAAGAtcccacaagccaatctggtaGGGATATTTTTTCCAATTGAGGTCCCTCTTCTCAAATAACGCTAGCTTGTGCCAAATTGATAAAAATCCATATATGatagatgcatacatacatacacacacatacatacatacatacacacatacatatatacatacatgcatacatacatagaatAACCAGGATAATAATCTTCAAATCAATAGTAATTTGAAGATTCAGTTACATGAGTTTGGGGGACAAACCATCTTCAAACAATACCAgtgaatttaaaattataatatattgcTAATGCTTTCTCGGCTAAGAGTAGGACTTCATGTCTTCTTCTGCTCTCCATGTTGGAATTACATCTGGCTTGAATTTGCACGggtcttgtgcatgttgtcaGAACTACTGGGAGTTTATTTGCTCAGCTGGCCTGTTGTTTCCAGAGGACACTGTTTTCCTGCATTCATTCAGCTGCTGGGGGAGTGTGAGTCAGTTTCTTTTAAGCATGCTGACACTAGTGGGCTGACCACAATGCAGTGGAAGGACGTAGATCAATGACTATATGAGGAGCACAGATTGGACTTGGTgggtgaaaataaaagaaatgaaaagaatggaCACAATGTTAGGTGAGTAGGGAAGAGGGGCAGATCCGGAAAGAGTGGGGGAGGAGATGTATGTGCTGAGAACTCATTGTTTGagactctcaaagaactaacaaaaGGATAACACAATTTATGATTACAGGAAAATGATAACAAAGGAAAAGTGTGTAAGACACAAGTATGTGTCCAATAGTACAAAATAGACAGCACTAATCTCTTCCCATATGAAAAAACA belongs to Peromyscus eremicus chromosome 3, PerEre_H2_v1, whole genome shotgun sequence and includes:
- the LOC131905634 gene encoding small ribosomal subunit protein bS21m-like, whose product is MAKHLFIARTVMVQEGNVEGAYRTLNRILTANGLTEVIKRRRYYEKPCRRRHRQWESHEACRRIYNMEMARKINFLMRKKRADPWQGC